The sequence ACCTTTtaggaggtgtttaggtcatgaaggcagagtCCTCATTAGTGGAATTAATTCCTTTCCAAAATATGATCACATTAACTCATTCATCTATTTTCCCCATTAAGACATGGTGACGGGTTGCCATCTTGGAGGAATGCCCAATACCAGCATCTTGATTGTAAATCTTtcagcctcaagaactgtgacaaataaatgtttgttgctaGCCAATGTATGGTATTTTTCTATATAGCACCCTGAGCATGCTAAGACATACAGTCTCAGCACAGGTTTCATCTCACCCACTGGGAATTCTGAAGCTAAGTTAGCCCTTCAGAGTTGGTCCAAATTGAAATGAGGAGAATGGGCCTTTAGAGTCCTACGCGTGACCAGGCATTGGATATGGGCTGTCTTGGAAAACTCACTACATGCTAGATAACTTTCAGCAGAGATGTACTGAGAGAGCTTATAGGTGAGGTATGTCAGTTGTTAATCACTTCATCAGCTggaaagtaatttttatattccCAAAAGGGAAATCTGGGTGACACGTAATGCCTGCACTCAAGGACATTAACAATATTGAACAATATTGCCACTCTACAGTCAATGTTTGCTCAGAAACTGTGTTCAAATAtcattttaagaaagatttaCCTCATTGCAGGTTAACAgattattaatagaataaaaacaaatttctctATTGTGTGACATGCATCTTTTCCTTCCTAATTCTACTTTGATGTAAATTTCTggtgagactttttaaaaatacaacttaccTGAATTACAAGGCAATCTGTGAAACAAGTTCAGTACTAGGCGTTTAGAAGACAAATACTTTCTAAGACTGAGAAACGTAAGGAATGTTGCAAatattcagaaaaggaaaatattgtgattaagacaaaatattttcaaatgaaacaaAGTAACTGTAATTGTACTTAAAACATATCTGtttggataaaaataaaaggaatttctACAGTCAGAAAAACAATGTCAAGGAACATGAAATGAAGCTAATATAATAAGTgtgaaaatatatagagaaaatgaAGATGGTCTATTTGAGAATGTTTAGATAAATAAGaatagatcacaccactgcttcTGTTGACAGAATGATGATTTCTTATACTAGAAATTCtttatatacaattaaattatctCTTGTTCTGGAGACAGCCACATTTACAATAAGACTGAAATTTATTattcacacatacaaacacaaaatcatttatccttttctttattctcttgcTTTCCAAAAACTCTATTGTCAACACTTAAATCATTATGACATTGACTGACATTGATATGTACCAAGTTAGAGAAAGTTAGAAAGAAAGATGTCATTTTAACAAGTTGTCTAAGAAAtggccttttttgtttcttatgctGACCATTGTATTCTAGCTCTGAGTCCTGTGAGAATGTGCTGGTGTGGCCCGTGAAATACATCTTTATATCAATTTAATAATGATACTTGATGAACTTGCTCAGAAACACCATGAGGTAACTGTGCTTGTCACCTTCAGCTTCCATCTTCATTGATTCCAACAATTTGCTGTTAAATTTGAGGTTTATCCCACATCTTTTACTGAGAATGaacttgatttcatttttatgaaattgaTCAAGATGTGGACGTACACGTTTCCAAAGAGTACATTTTGGCATATGATTCAAAGATGCAAAAAACACATATTACGAATGCTCTGATACTGTTCAAAATCTCTGTGAGTATGCTGTTTTGAACAAGAAACTTAGAAGGGACAACAAGATTCCAGAATTTCTGTCATCCTTGCAGATGTCATTTCTCATTAGTGAGCTGCTATCTGAACAGCTTGATCTGTTAAACATTTGTTACACATTTGGTCTACTATCATCAATTTACAACTGGCAGTATGTACCAAGAACTCTGTGGAAGACTTTCATTACCTCCTTCTGATGTAACTGTTGTCATATCAGAACTTAGTACCAAAATACATTTATAGAAAGgcgaaaaatattttgtattttcttcattttgactttgcatttgatattttaacaaaaagaagTGGGATCAGTTTTACAGTGAAGTATTAGGTAAGTTAGTGGTTAATTTATTCACTTTTCCCTCCAATATGTGGAAGGaaactttcctttctttgtgtctgtTAGAGTGTGTTTacgaattaaaataaaaaataaacctttttgtTATTTGAAAGACGAGgtttggcaaggttgtggagacaCTGAAAccttcatacattgttggtgagaatagAAAATTATTCACCCACTGTGAAAAAGTCTAGCAATTCCTCAAAAgcttacacaaatatttaccacatAATTCAATAATTGCCTTTCTAGGCAtatactcaagaaaaataaaaacatgtccacAGAAAGCATGTACATCAATGTTAATCAACGctattcataatggccaaaagTGGAAGAAAGTCAATGACCATccactgataaatgaataaataatttgtgTTTATAAGTAGCATCTGGTACTATTTGGCAATAAAGATGTCAACACTGTTTATAATGGccaaaagtggaagaaaatcaATCTCCATccactgataaatgaataaataaattgtgtttaTAAGTAGCATCTGatactatttggcaataaaaatgaagTCCTTATATACACTATTCTATGGATGgtcctttaaaaacattaaactaAATAAAAGTAGCCAGCCACAAAAGACTGAGTATTatatagtttcatttatttttaaaaagatcctgAATAGGCATATTTGTAGAGGCAGAAATTAAATTACTGGTTGCCCAGTGCAGGGTGGATGCAGAAATTCAAGTGGGGAGATGAGAGTTAATATACAGGATTATTTGTATTAAGATAAAAGTGATTGTTATGTTGGATGCACTAGTCTGTGAATTTACtaggaaatatttaattttaaataataattggtGAAccatatggtatgtgaattatacttCAACAAAGTTTTACAAGATATTCCTTGAACCACGATATTCAAAAATTCTATTTGCATTGTATAATTACTTCATTTCTTATTCTGTGTCAAGGGGCCTGCAGGACTCTCTCACTTGCCACTGCTCTTGAcactattataaaatacattatataaaacAGGGTACTTGCAAGGTCATTAAACTTAGGTGGATGACagcaaatataaacataaaagaaacatCAAACATCCTTGAGTAAATATGAAGTAATCGAACTTTGTCTCCTTGCCATCCATGTACTCAGGATGCTCATATAATGTATTTACTTTGAATTGAGGGAATTATGTTTTAACTTGATTGATTTATCTCTGTATATAAGtatgagaaagaaagagtgacTGGAAAAGAATTATCACATTGCACCAGGATGGCTCTGAAATGGACTTCAGTTCTTCCGCTGATACAATTCACTTTTTACTTTAGCTCTGGGAGTTGTGGAAAGGTGCTGGTATGGGCCGCAGAATACAGTCTTTGGATGAATATGAAGACAATCCTGAAAGAACTTGTTCAGAGAGGTCATGAGGTGACTGTACTGGCATCTTCAGCTTCCATTCTTTTTGATCCCAACGACTCATCCACTCTTAAACTCGAAGTTTATCCTACATCTTTAACTAAAACTGAATTTGAGAATATCATTATGCAATTGATTAAGAGATTGTCAGAAATTCGAAAAGATGCGTTTTGGTTACCTTTTtcacaggaaaaagaaatcatgtgGGCAATTAATGACGTAATTAGAAACTTCTGTAAAGATGTAGTTTCAAATAAGAAACTTATGAAAAAACTACAAGGGTCAAGATTTGACTTCATTTCTGCAGATCTTTATCTACCCTGTGGTGAGCTGCTGGCTGAGCTATTTAACATACTCTTTGTGTACAGTCACAGCTTCACTCCTGGCTACTCATTTGAAAGGCATAGTGGAGGAtttattttccctccttcctATGAACCTGTTGTTATGTCAGAATTAAGTGATCAAATGACTTTCATGCAGAGAGTAAAAAATATGATCTATGTGCTTTATTTTGACTTTTGGTTCCAAATATTTGATACGAAGAAGAGGGATCAGTTTTAGAGTGAAGTATTAGGTAAGTTAGTGGTTAATTTATTCACTTTTCCCTCCAATATGTGGAAggaaaatttcctttctttgtgtctgtTAGAGTGTGTTTacgaattaaaataaaaaataaacctttttgtTATTTGAAAGACGAGGTTTGGCAAGGTTTTGGAGATACtgaaaccctcatacattgttggtgaggaTAGAAAATTATTCACCCACTGTGAAAAAGTCTAGCAATTCCTCAAAAGGTTACACATATATTTACCACATAATTCAATAATTGCCTTTCTAGGcatatacccaagaaaaataaaaacatgtccacAGAAAGCATGTACATCAATGTTAATCAACGctattcataatggccaaaagtggaagaaaatcaATGTCCATCCACTGATAAAcgaataaataaattgtgtttaTAAGTAGCATCTGatactatttggcaataaaaatgaagTCCTTATATACACTATTCTATGGATGgtcctttaaaaacattaaactaAATAAAAGTAGCCAGCCACAAAAGACTGCACATTatatagtttcatttatttttaaaaagatcctgAATAGGCATATTTGTAGAGGCAGAAATTAAATTACTGGTTGCCCAGTGCAGGGTGGATGCAGAAATTCAAGTGGGGAGATGAGAGTTAATATACAGGATTATTTGTATTAAGATAAAAGTGATTGTTATGTTGGATGCACTAGTCTGTGAATTTACtaggaaatatttaattttaaataataattgatgaatcatatggtatgtgaattatacttCAACAAAGTTTTACAAGATATTCCTTGAACCACGATATTCAAAAATTCTATTTGCATTGTATAATTACTTCATCTCTTATTCTATGTCAAGGGGCCTGCAGGACTCTCTCACTTGCCACTGCTCTTGAcactattataaaatacattatataaaacAGGGTACTTGCAAGGTCATTAAACTTAGGTGGATGACagcaaatataaacataaaagaaacatCAAACATCCTTGAGTAAATATGAAGTAATCGAACTTTGTCTCCTTGCCATCCATGTACTCAGGATGCTCATATATTTACTTTGAATTGAGGGAGTTATGTTTTAACTTGATTGATTTATCTCTGTATATAAGtatgagaaagaaagagtgacTGGAAAAGAATTATCACATTGCACCGGGATGGCTCTGAAATGGACTTCAGTTCTTCTGCTGATACAATTCACTTTTTACTTTAGCTCTGGGAGTTGTGGAAAGGTGCTGGTATGGGCCGCAGAATACAGTCTTTGGATGAATATGAAGACAATCCTGAAAGAACTTGTTCAGAGAGGTCATGAGGTGACTGTACTGGCATCTTCAGCTTCCATTCTTTTTGATCCCAACGACTCATCCACTCTTAAACTCGAAGTTTATCCTACATCTTTAACTAAAACTGAATTTGAGAATTTCATCATGCAGCAGATTAAGAGATTGTCAGAAATTCGAAAAGATACATTTTGGTTACCTTTTTCACAAGAACAAGAAATCATGTGGGCAATTAATGACATAGTTAGAAACTTCTGTAAAGATGTAGTTTCAAATAAGAAACTTATGAAAAAACTACAAGAGTCAAGATTTGACGTCATTTTTGCAGATGCTTATTTACCCTGTGGTGAGCTGCTGGCTGAGCTATTTAACATACCCTTTGTGTACAGTCACAGCTTCAGTCCTGGCTACTCATTTGAAAGGCATAGTGGAGGATTTATTCTCCCTCCTTCCTACGTACCTGTTATGTCAAAATTAAGTGATCAAATGAATTTCATGGAGAGGGTAAAAAATACGATCTACgtgctttatttttacttttggttCGAAATATTTGATATGAAGAAGTGGGATCAGTTTTACAGTGAAGTTTTAGGTAAGAATTTTTTCAATTGGTAACATGAAGCTCTAACTTATTTGTGTCTCTGAAACAGAACTTATATAAAGCCATAAAGTCAGGTAAGTGGAGTTTTTGGTAAGTGaatttatgaaatgaaaatagaagaTGATCTATTAATCTCACAAATATTATAGAAAAGCTTAAATTATAGAGTCAGTGAAAACGCTGTGACCATCACTCATACAGAACACCCCATAAACCTATATATTAGTACACCTAAGACTTTAAGCAATTGCACATCTGTTTTACTAAAGAATGTTTCAGATCTTTAAAACAGCAAGATCCATCAAGTAGCATCTAACCGAATGCATAGATTTAGAAGGAGCAATTACACCTTTTTCTACAGCTATCTATATAACTCAGAAATTTTTCCTtgtaagcctcaattttcttatttagaaattaaaagatgTTCCCATGTTACCAGGAGGTTGCCTTCACAGTAGAGAGAGATAATGTCTATATCTAAGATGCAAAAATCAATAAGGGTAATTTGAAGTTTCAAATGTTTCTATACTCTTTCACTAAAGAATTGGAAATCACTTATTTAAAGTCCAATCATCTTGTTGAAGTGTGAAGGTTGTTATATCTATATCGTTTATTTGAAACTAtgtctctttatttaaaaatatgagactGACTAAGGTTGAGTATAGATCTCTATTTCAATAATTTCTCAAACATTTCTAGctataatttacaaatatctttacttaatattattaagatcATAGCTTGGATCCAAATGAGTAGTTTGTACAATGATTTCAGCCATACTCTCAAAATAGTCCACAGTTAACTTGAAGAACCAAAGATAAAAGGATTAGTTTAATGAGTTGTGTAAACTAGACTATTTGTTAGAAAATCGTTTTTATGTTTACAGTAGAATTAATTGATTATGGAGCTCAAAGATTTGTTTAAATATCTAGAGGCTACTATTGaaactttaaagagaaaataaattgatgTTTAATTCTCTACGGCTTATTTCAATAATTGTTTATGATTGTGAGTATGCTGACGGGACATTAGAGATGTAGCTTAACCTCATAATTCTCCCACCACTTTGCCTTTCTTATAAATAAACATGGGCAAAATatagaatacataaaaataaattattcctatatatgaatatatgtatatatttttcaaagcacACAAACTTTACCTACATTTTTGCCTACATTATTCTAACCCCTTTCAGAAAATTACATAAAGCAATTATCTTATGTCAtccacttcttttctttattcctatCAGGAAGACCCACTACCTTATCTGAGACAATGAGGAAAGCTGACATATGGCTTATGCGAAACTCctggaattttaaatttcctcATCCATTCTTACCAAACGTTGATTTTGTTGGAGGACTCCACTGCAAACCTGCCAAACCCCTACCTAAGGTAGTCATACTTTCGTTGGTTCTATTTTGTTAGCTTCAAAGTTTCAGTAGAAATCACTCTATAGTCTTCATTCAGAGTGTTTGACTTACACTGAAAAAGGATGGGAAGTAGGTGGGGTAAAGCAGATACCAATTAGAAACTCATGTACATGTTAATACCATCACACGTATGTGAGTTTTTTGCGTATTACAAATAGGAATACTAAGGAGACTTTGAAAATAGGGTTGGTTAAATTAAAGTCTTGATTATGCAACACCTAAGAAGGTATTGGTCATTCattcaaagaatatttataaagagATTAGCACAAAACACAGGTAAGTGcagaattttcagagaaaaaaatagacacagtTTCTGTCCCTACATACCTTACATTCTACTTTGAAATATAGAATATAAGTAagtaatgaaaattatataaaaactaTTATCTCAAGAAAAAACCCAATGCTAAGAAAGCATCAGTGGGGATAATAGAAAGTATCCTGGAGTCACTGATGAGTACGATGAGAGCTGAACAATATGCAGGAATAGGGAAAAGAATGACGGGGAGAGGCAGACAAAAAGGGGAAGCAGATAAAGTGGTCAGGACAGTTCTCAAGTCCTCAGGTTTAGTTTGCAGGGAATGATTAAGAATCAGATGATGCTAAGAGGTAAATTAGAGCCAGATACATATTAGGagttgaaatatttattaagaacatTGAAAAAGTCCTAAAAAGATTTCAGAAATAAGGATATATGAAatgattctctttttttaagaaaaggctCCAAGATATTCAATGGATTAAATTGCAGAAGGGCCAGACTGTAAAGACCCAAACATTCAGGAAATTTTCCATGGATTCAGGTAGCAGATGATGGAAAAGTGGACTAGACTGTTGATAGAAATAATTATGCCTACATTTACAAAAATAGTGCCAACTTCATATTGTGTTgtgtggaaaaaaatattaacacaGACAAAACACTTAAAATGTCTCTGGCATACAGTCAGTGACTCAGAAATGTTACTAATTTTACAATtatggttattttattattattactaatactaCTCTCTACTTAACATGTGCAAGTCACTTGAGATATCATTCCTCATTTAAGAGAACCAGATTATTCGGCATATCAAGATTATATTCTCTTGCAAAGCCATAGATGACAGATACCCTTGGACTTGATTAAAAGTAGACATAGCAGTTGTGACAGTAAAATAAGCTAGttgaaattctaaaattcttCCATAAGTAATAAGGATCTTCACCAGTATTCCAGCTTAAAACACTTCCTCAACAATACAAATGTGTGCCTCAAATATGTGCAGACAAACCCAGGGTTCATGTGATTTTAAGAAAGCATTTAAATCATTCTGTGTTGGGATCccagaattttacattttagagtAGAAACATACCCTATTAGAGCAGATGATTTCTGCCTTATGACAAGCACCTCAGTAAAGCTTCCTGGGGGAACTCGTCTCGACATCATAGGTGCCTGACAGAGAAGCACAGAGATAATGAACAATGCATGTATAATAAAGACCAAATAATTTCTACCACTTGTGTCTGAATAGTGCCCTTAGTTTCAATACGAAAAAAATTTCCGTCAGCATATAAGATTATATTGTTTTTGAAGGAACACAAgaacttcatatattttaaattaacatcACATTTTAAGACATGTGTACAAAGTAAGCCTTCTTCAATGCATTATTATGCAATCTCTTAAAAGATCATTTTTGCTTGCATAAAACTGAGATTTTATCCCATTGTTAAAACTCAGTATCTATGTTTAATGCAAATTGTATGGTCTTTATATAATTAGTTTCTCAAGAGACAAAAGTCCAGGTAAGactaatgaaaaatatatgcCCCTCTACACTACTCTTGAAACATTTCCCCACTCACACTAAGGGAAATTGACAGTGCaaataggaggaggaagagagtagGATGTGTAGAAGGACAAGAAAAAAAGGTTGACTGGTAGTACAATAGTGGTAATAACTAATACTAGCTCTTTTTATTAACTTGCAGAAAGCTTTGAATGCAAGTCAATGGTTATGAAACCAGTTCTTTAATtgattattatgtaaaatatttgctAAGCCAGGTTGCTTTCTTTTCAATTATATATTAGATTCTCAGATAATTTCTGCATATTTTAAGAGAATGAGACACTTGACAAAATGTATctggtgttttaaaaatacatattgttattaattttataataaagtcatgtgaaatcataaaaaaattaatcaaggtGTACCTATTAAACATTATGGAAAACATTCACAAAATTAACATTGGAAGTAATCCAACATCTTACATGAAATAATCATTAGAAACTTATATGCCTACAATAgcactaaaataattttatcaatgaAATGTTCAATTACGCTGTCAGCCATAATACAAATAAAGTGAACTAGAAAATGATAACTATAACAAGACGGCACATTTTTGCAGGAGGAAATGTATATACAATAAGATTAAAATTTTCTAAGTAAGTGTCACGTGTGTACATTGACCTATATAAATAGGACaaaatccataataaaaaatacatattttctataaataatatctccagatagaaattttagaaaaaattatttttaaaaaagtttccatACTGTTATAAAATTtcttacattaattttgtattatttttatattatcacaAAAGGAGAAACAACCAGTCAATATCAGTGATGAATCTCTAAACAAAGGTCAGATTCCTTCAACACTGCATAGAAAAACAAGTCTCTGGCATCAAGCTAGTGAGATGAAACACTGAACACGAGTTACATTAAATGTGGCTACAGGCAACTGCAATCACACACAATACCTAGATGTCCCAAGTATTACGTGGAGTAGTAGTACAGGGACTCTCACGTTAACTTAAGAttaaaaaccatattttaaaatcgCTCTGCCATATGTGGTGCACAGTTTACACTTAgacacattttttctttgttttgttaaaaaccaTTGGGAAAAGTTTTACCCCAATGATTAAATCTgaaagtatttaaatttaaatattggcATACATTGGGGAACACAAGTCAGAATAATTCTCAATCAATTGCAGCCAAGcacatcttcaccaggagtcTGAGTGAGCTACTCAAAAGAGAGACAAGATCTCCCCTGCAGAAAGGCTTGCTGGCCTCTTATATTCTGGTGCAAGTGCTGCCTCTGAGACACAACAAAGTGATGATGAGAGTTCCTCACATGCAGTTATAAATAGCACATCAATTTAACAATTGTGATTTCAGGGCAATAGGTGCTCCACCTAAACAATAACCTGAAAAATACAGTTATTCAACTACTAACTATAAACTGTACAATTGTGTATTATAAATGAGACTCTAAGGACTGATTAATAAATATTCCAAATCACAATACTAGACTCCAGAATGTCAGTGATTCTTAACccccagcttttattttttattttattttttgaaaaactacTGGAAAACTGACAAATTTTAAGTGAAGCATAAAGCATTGTAGAGTAATGTAAATGTAGATATAAAATTATCCCAACTGTGAGTAGCTTTTCCTCAGTGCTCATAGTTAGGGAAGTAAATCACTAATGGCTTCAAACTAAAAGAATTCTACAGAAAACCTGCCTGAAATAAACACAAGTGATTGATTTAGTagaacaaaaatatagaaataaaccCGAGCGATGCCACTTTTCCAAGAACGTATATTAGTAATTATAGTATTATAAGTGAAGAGTCTGGGTGTATTTTTTAACATCATCTCCCA comes from Nomascus leucogenys isolate Asia chromosome 9, Asia_NLE_v1, whole genome shotgun sequence and encodes:
- the LOC100595736 gene encoding UDP-glucuronosyltransferase 2B10 isoform X4, whose protein sequence is MALKWTSVLLLIQFTFYFSSGSCGKVLVWAAEYSLWMNMKTILKELVQRGHEVTVLASSASILFDPNDSSTLKLEVYPTSLTKTEFENFIMQQIKRLSEIRKDTFWLPFSQEQEIMWAINDIVRNFCKDVVSNKKLMKKLQESRFDVIFADAYLPCGELLAELFNIPFVYSHSFSPGYSFERHSGGFILPPSYVPVMSKLSDQMNFMERVKNTIYVLYFYFWFEIFDMKKWDQFYSEVLGRPTTLSETMRKADIWLMRNSWNFKFPHPFLPNVDFVGGLHCKPAKPLPKEMEEFVQSSGENGVVVFSLGSMVSNMTAERANVIATALAQIPQKVLWRFDGNKPDALGLNTRLYRWIPQNDLLDIKRIL
- the LOC100595736 gene encoding UDP-glucuronosyltransferase 2B10 isoform X1; its protein translation is MALKWTSVLLLIQFTFYFSSGSCGKVLVWAAEYSLWMNMKTILKELVQRGHEVTVLASSASILFDPNDSSTLKLEVYPTSLTKTEFENFIMQQIKRLSEIRKDTFWLPFSQEQEIMWAINDIVRNFCKDVVSNKKLMKKLQESRFDVIFADAYLPCGELLAELFNIPFVYSHSFSPGYSFERHSGGFILPPSYVPVMSKLSDQMNFMERVKNTIYVLYFYFWFEIFDMKKWDQFYSEVLGRPTTLSETMRKADIWLMRNSWNFKFPHPFLPNVDFVGGLHCKPAKPLPKEMEEFVQSSGENGVVVFSLGSMVSNMTAERANVIATALAQIPQKVLWRFDGNKPDALGLNTRLYRWIPQNDLLGHPKTRAFITHGGANGIYEAIYHGIPMVGIPLFWDQPGNIAHMKAKGAAVKLDFHTMSSTDLLNALKTVINDPSYKENIMKLSRIQHDQPVKPLDRAVFWIEFVMRHKGAKHLRVAAHDLTWFQYHSLDVIGFLLACVATVLFIITKCCLFCFWKFARKGKKGKRD